A window from Sus scrofa isolate TJ Tabasco breed Duroc chromosome 2, Sscrofa11.1, whole genome shotgun sequence encodes these proteins:
- the CLP1 gene encoding polyribonucleotide 5'-hydroxyl-kinase Clp1 — MGEEANDDKKPTTKFELERETELRFEVEASQSVQLELLAGMAEIFGTELTRNKKFTFDAGAKVAVFTWHGCSLQLSGRTEVAYVSKDTPMLLYLNTHTALEQMRRQAEKEEERGPRVMVVGPTDVGKSTVCRLLLNYAVRLGRRPTYVELDVGQGSVSIPGTMGALYIERPADVEEGFSIQAPLVYHFGSTTPGTNIKLYNKITSRLADVFNQRCEVNRRASVSGCVINTCGWVKGSGYQALVHAASAFEVDVVVVLDQERLYNELKRDLPHFVRTVLLPKSGGVVERSKDFRRECRDERIREYFYGFRGCFYPHAFNVKFSDVKIYKVGAPTIPDSCLPLGMSQEDNQLKLVPVTPGRDMVHHLLSVSTAEGTEENLSETSVAGFIVVTSVDLEHQVFTVLSPAPRPLPKNFLLIMDIRFMDLK; from the exons ATGGGAGAGGAGGCCAATGATGACAAGAAGCCAACAACTAAATTTGAACTCGAGCGAGAAACAGAACTTCGCTTTGAGGTGGAGGCATCTCAGTCAGTtcagctggagctgctggctggCATGGCAGAAATCTTTGGCACAGAGCTGACCCGAAACAAGAAATTCACCTTTGATGCTGGTGCCAAGGTGGCTGTTTTCACTTGGCATGGCTGTTCGCTACAGCTCAGTGGTCGCACCGAGGTGGCTTATGTCTCCAAAGACACCCCTATGTTGCTTTATCTCAACACTCACACTGCCTTGGAGCAGATGCGGaggcaggcagagaaggaagaagagcgAGGTCCCCGGGTGATGGTAGTGGGCCCCACTGATGTGGGCAAGTCCACAGTGTGCCGTCTACTGCTCAACTATGCAGTGCGCTTGGGCCGCCGTCCCACTTACGTGGAGCTGGATGTAGGCCAGGGCTCTGTGTCCATCCCTGGTACCATGGGGGCCCTCTACATTGAACGGCCAGCAGATGTTGAAGAGGGATTCTCCATCCAGGCTCCTTTGGTGTATCATTTTGGTTCCACCACTCCTGGAACCAACATCAAGCTTTATAATAAG ATTACATCTCGCTTAGCAGATGTGTTCAACCAAAGATGTGAAGTGAACAGAAGGGCCTCTGTGAGTGGCTGTGTCATTAACACCTGTGGCTGGGTCAAGGGCTCTGGTTACCAGGCCCTGGTGCATGCGGCCTCAGCTTTTGAGGTGGATGTCGTTGTGGTCCTGGATCAAGAACGACTGTACAATGAGCTGAAACGAGACCTGCCTCACTTCGTACGCACTGTGCTGCTCCCTAAATCAGGGGGTGTGGTTGAGCGCTCCAAGGACTTCCGGCGGGAATGTAGGGATGAACGAATCCGTGAGTATTTCTACGGATTCCGGGGCTGTTTCTATCCCCACGCCTTTAACGTCAAATTTTCAGATGTGAAAATCTACAAAGTCGGGGCACCCACCATCCCAGACTCCTGTTTGCCCTTGGGCATGTCTCAGGAGGACAATCAGCTCAAGCTGGTCCCTGTCACTCCTGGCCGAGATATGGTGCACCACCTCCTGAGTGTTAGCACTGCCGAGGGCACAGAGGAGAACCTTTCTGAGACCAGTGTGGCTGGCTTCATTGTGGTGACCAGTGTGGACCTGGAGCATCAAGTGTTTACTGTGCTctccccagccccccgccccctgcctaaGAACTTCCTTCTCATCATGGATATCCGGTTCATGGATCTTAAGTAG
- the YPEL4 gene encoding protein yippee-like 4, producing the protein MPSCDPGPGPACLPTKTFRSYLPRCHRTYSCVHCRAHLAKHDELISKSFQGSHGRAYLFNSVVNVGCGPAEQRLLLTGLHSVADIFCESCKTTLGWKYEQAFETSQKYKEGKYIIEMSHMVKDNGWD; encoded by the exons ATGCCCAGCTGtgaccctggcccaggccctgcctgcctccccaccaAGACGTTCCGCAGCTACTTGCCCCGCTGCCACCGCACCTACAGCTGCGTCCACTGCCGCGCACACCTGGCCAAACATGATGAGCTTATTTCCAAG TCCTTCCAAGGAAGCCATGGCCGAGCATACCTGTTCAACTCCGT GGTCAACGTGGGTTGTGGGCCAGCTGAACAGCGCCTCCTGCTCACGGGGCTCCACTCAGTAGCTGATATTTTCTGCGAGAGCTGCAAAACCACCCTGGGCTGGAAATAT GAACAAGCTTTCGAGACAAGCCAGAAGTACAAAGAAGGGAAGTACATCATTGAAATGTCACACATGGTGAAGGACAACGGCTGGGACTGA